The following proteins are co-located in the Pyricularia oryzae 70-15 chromosome 1, whole genome shotgun sequence genome:
- a CDS encoding endonuclease/exonuclease/phosphatase yields the protein MVLVTMQPSPRLPAERRSHLFSQLTFTTAGRDTALVCLQEVLHAQLLDVAAALGPSWAHVGVGRDDGATKGEHSPVFYRRDVWRAERTQTYWLSKTPSEPSRGWDAALPRVVTAVRLRHKAAGTAVVVMSTHLDHRGEVARRESAGVLLAVAEEWGTDDDGQRLPVFLGGDFNSAPGEGAYEGITKPGEGAGMRDISTVIPEDKRYGYKDVTYTSFGEPNETPKRIDFLFVKDDAAQVKFVTFGVLSNRFDDKIFLSDHRAVVADVEIPVEA from the exons ATGGTCCTCGTAACCATGCAGCCCTCTCCCCGGCTCCCA GCCGAGCGCCGCAGTCACCTCTTCTCCCAGCTGACCTTTACGACCGCGGGACGCGACACCGCCCTGGTGTGCCTGCAAGAAGTCCTGCACGCGCAGCTGCTCGACGTCGCGGCGGCGCTGGGCCCGTCGTGGGCGCACGTCGGCGTGGGCCGCGACGACGGCGCCACAAAGGGCGAGCACTCGCCCGTTTTTTACCGCCGGGACGTCTGGCGCGCCGAGCGGACCCAGACCTACTGGCTGAGCAAGACCCCGTCGGAGCCGAGCAGAGGCTGGGACGCCGCGCTCCCGCGGGTCGTGACGGCCGTGCGGCTCCGGCATAAAGCCGCGGGGAcggccgtcgtcgtcatgaGCACCCACCTGGATCACCGGGGCGAGGTGGCGCGGAGGGAGAGCGCAGGCGTTCTGCTCGCGGTGGCGGAGGAGTGGGgcaccgacgacgacgggcaGAGGTTGCCCGTGTTTCTGGGTGGTGATTTCAACAGTGCGCCCGGGGAGGGCGCCTACGAGGGCATCACCAAGCCCGGGGAGGGGGCTGGGATGCGGGACATCTCGACCGTGATCCCGGAGGACAAGAGATATGGGTACAAAGATGTCACGTATACCTCCTTTGGGGAGCCGAACGAAACGCCCAAGAGGAtcgattttctttttgtcaagGATGACGCGGCCCAGGTCAAGTTTGTCACGTTTGGGGTCTTGTCAAACAGGTTTGACGACAAGATTTTCCTGTCAGATCACCGGGCGGTGGTGGCTGATGTAGAGATTCCAGTTGAGGCTTGA